In Heterodontus francisci isolate sHetFra1 chromosome 40, sHetFra1.hap1, whole genome shotgun sequence, one DNA window encodes the following:
- the LOC137353048 gene encoding probable G-protein coupled receptor 132 — translation MNQSSIAEVDCNQTCGIDFKQSSIELTVMYSVIFIVSFTMNCLTLWPIILQVKQKNILGIYLLSLSISDILYVLTIPLWILYYYNGHQWKLSRTACYLSGFLFYSNVYISIFLLCCISVDRYLAVVYPIESQGFRQRSKAVQVSLFIFLAIFAFHLPVFLLSTDQDGAHNENQTCFEHLPLIKPLAIANYFRFVAGFLMPLLVLILSYQRIFKGVRKSLTLGMEQKVKVKLLSISVIIIFFICFAPYHIILLLRTINFSLTDCSCDFEKKVYFYFNISLALSSLNSAVDPILYVLVSNSVKKDLKKSFTSCGCVGLPKKRANGSPVSLTKTTTLLTRM, via the coding sequence ATGAACCAATCATCAATTGCGGAAGTCGATTGCAACCAGACGTGCGGGATTGATTTTAAACAGAGTAGCATTGAGTTGACAGTAATGTACAGTGTAATCTTCATTGTGAGCTTTACCATGAACTGTCTGACCCTGTGGCCAATTATCTTGCAAGTCAAGCAGAAGAACATCCTTGGAATTTACCTTTTGAGCCTGTCCATATCTGATATTTTATATGTTTTGACCATTCCTCTCTGGATCCTGTATTACTACAATGGCCACCAGTGGAAGCTCAGCCGGACCGCCTGCTACCTCTCGGGCTTTTTGTTCTACTCCAATGTCTATATCAGCATCTTCCTGCTCTGTTGCATTTCAGTTGACCGCTACTTAGCGGTTGTCTACCCTATCGAGTCTCAGGGGTTCCGACAACGGAGTAAAGCCGTGCAGGTCAGCCTGTTCATATTCCTGGCAATCTTTGCATTCCACCTTCCTGTTTTCCTTCTGTCAACCGACCAAGATGGAGCCCACAATGAGAACCAAACTTGCTTTGAGCACCTACCCCTCATCAAGCCGTTGGCCATCGCTAACTACTTCCGATTTGTCGCTGGCTTTTTGATGCCTCTCCTGGTTTTGATTTTGTCCTACCAGAGGATTTTCAAAGGAGTCAGGAAGAGCTTAACTCTGGGAATGGAACAAAAGGTAAAAGTTAAACTTCTTTCcatatcagtcatcatcatattcttCATTTGCTTTGCCCCCTATCACATCATCCTCTTGCTCAGGACAATAAATTTCTCCCTGACCGACTGTAGCTGTGACTTTGAAAAGAAAGTGTACTTTTACTTCAACATCTCCTTGGCTCTGTCCAGCCTCAACAGTGCAGTGGACCCAATCCTCTACGTGTTAGTCAGCAACAGTGTTAAAAAGGACCTGAAGAAATCTTTTACCTCCTGTGGTTGTGTTGGGCTCCCAAAGAAGAGAGCAAACGGATCTCCTGTTTCACTTACCAAGACCACAACTTTATTAACCCGAATGTGA